One genomic window of Hymenobacter sp. J193 includes the following:
- a CDS encoding peptidase MA family metallohydrolase: MMARQEFTLADTLRQDAQLQPLHADARWPALLIHVERNATRQTRLAQLYRERTTFTGPAEEIVFTPPQAYVRQFIYNDTLALTSINYANFRLFFRGNSYTAAHLPELKTELATAWPRILSVLQVSAYHKGVYLTLVDSKQELKELTGLSPAGGFALVGQDAIFLVNTPTRRLQARHEVFHLLANEVWGVTQSRLLNEGGAVYCDNECWYENAIYSINAYLLQTGKLLPLARLINDFDNAARTEQVAAYLQSAGLFKYLYEQYGVEKMKRLWLEGFEKFPVIYGFPVSRLEKEWKAYIRKIALPKHMDWTKVSQQGCG, from the coding sequence ATGATGGCCCGGCAGGAATTCACCCTTGCCGATACGCTGCGGCAGGATGCGCAGCTGCAGCCCCTGCACGCCGATGCCCGCTGGCCTGCTCTGCTTATACATGTCGAGCGCAACGCTACCCGGCAAACCCGGCTGGCCCAGCTTTACCGGGAGCGGACGACGTTCACCGGCCCTGCGGAGGAAATCGTCTTCACCCCACCCCAGGCGTACGTGCGGCAGTTTATTTATAACGACACGCTGGCCCTTACCTCCATCAACTACGCCAACTTCCGCCTGTTCTTTCGGGGCAACTCCTACACGGCCGCGCACTTGCCTGAGCTCAAAACTGAGTTGGCTACTGCCTGGCCGCGCATCCTGAGCGTACTCCAGGTGTCTGCCTACCACAAGGGCGTATACCTGACGCTCGTCGATTCGAAGCAGGAACTAAAGGAACTGACGGGCCTGAGCCCGGCTGGCGGTTTTGCCCTGGTCGGGCAGGATGCCATCTTTCTGGTTAACACCCCCACGCGGCGCCTGCAGGCCAGGCACGAAGTATTTCACCTGCTCGCCAATGAGGTTTGGGGCGTTACGCAGTCGCGCCTGCTCAACGAGGGAGGAGCCGTGTACTGCGATAATGAATGCTGGTACGAGAATGCCATCTACAGCATCAACGCCTACCTGCTGCAAACGGGGAAGCTGTTGCCTTTGGCCCGTCTGATCAATGACTTTGACAATGCAGCGCGTACGGAACAGGTGGCCGCCTACCTGCAAAGCGCCGGGCTGTTTAAGTACCTCTACGAGCAGTACGGCGTCGAGAAAATGAAAAGGCTCTGGCTCGAAGGCTTCGAAAAATTCCCTGTTATCTACGGCTTCCCCGTGAGCCGGCTGGAAAAGGAATGGAAGGCTTATATCCGCAAGATTGCTTTGCCCAAGCATATGGACTGGACGAAAGTCAGCCAGCAAGGCTGCGGCTAA
- a CDS encoding RNA polymerase sigma factor gives MTSILSSSAAEAEAQLVQRLYARDEAAMTFFYTNYRVALHRVILRVVKSPELAEDVLQESMLKFWQSFAHYDATRSRLFTWALTICQHQAIDTLRLRANREWAKSTDITECAPVRQLVTPAASMLSADLATCLARLKPIYKEVLQYRLQQQMTLEEIAEFLDMPVGTVKNRSRVAMHRLLLIWQSS, from the coding sequence GTGACTAGCATTCTATCCAGCTCTGCGGCCGAGGCCGAAGCCCAGCTTGTGCAGCGGCTCTATGCCCGCGACGAGGCTGCTATGACCTTTTTCTATACAAATTACCGCGTGGCCCTGCATCGGGTCATTCTACGTGTCGTCAAAAGCCCGGAACTGGCGGAGGATGTACTGCAGGAAAGCATGCTCAAATTTTGGCAGAGCTTCGCTCACTACGATGCCACCCGAAGCCGGCTCTTCACCTGGGCGCTAACCATCTGCCAGCACCAGGCCATCGACACGCTTCGGCTCAGGGCCAACCGTGAATGGGCTAAAAGCACGGATATCACCGAGTGCGCACCCGTCCGGCAACTGGTGACGCCCGCCGCCAGCATGCTCAGCGCTGATTTGGCTACCTGCTTGGCGCGCCTGAAGCCCATTTACAAGGAAGTGCTGCAGTACCGCTTGCAGCAGCAGATGACCCTGGAGGAAATTGCCGAGTTCCTGGATATGCCAGTGGGTACCGTCAAAAACCGCAGCCGGGTAGCCATGCACCGCCTGTTGCTGATCTGGCAGAGCAGCTAG